GCGGCTGCCGGGGCTGCTGCGGCTGCTGCGGCTGGGGTACGGCCTCCGGCGCGTCCTCCGGCTGCGGGACCGCCACGGCCCGGCGCCGACCGGTCGGCTCGATCGCGATCGGGGACCCGGCCTGCGGGTGGGGCTGCGGCGGCGTGTGGTCGGCGCCCGGGACGTCCCGTACGGGCTCGTGCCGTCCCTCGTCCGGGACCGGCAGCGGGCCGGCCACGGGAGCGGCGGCCGGCGGCGCCGTCTCGGCGTCACGGTCGACATCGGCGGGCGGCAGCGCGAACGGCGTGCGGGGCCCGGCCTCGGCGGCGGCCGCCCGCTCCTGCGCGGCGGCCAGCGCGCGCCGACGGCGCCCGCTCGGCGGCGCCGGAGCCTCCTCGGGAGCGGAAGCGACGGCCGGCAGGGCACGGGCCAGGGCGGGGGCCCCGGACGGCTCGACGGCGACGCCCTGCGGCGGCACGGCCGCACCGAGCGCGGCACGCCCCTGCGCGCCCTCGGCGGCGGTCACCACGGAGCCCTCGGCGGGCCTGCCCCGACGGCGCCCGGTGGGCTCCACGGGGGCGGGCGCGGCGGAGTGCACGGCGACGTTCTGCTGGGCGGGGATCAGCTCGGCGGGACCGGCGGCCTCTCCCGTACGGGCACGGCGGCGGCCACTGGGCTCGGCACCGCCCTCGGGCGCGACCGCGCTCTCCAGGAAGGCGTCCGTCGATCCGCGCCGGGCCCGCCGCCGCCCACCACCGGAGGTCTCGGAGCCCGGCCCGCCGGCCATGACGGCACCGGAGGCCGCGCCGGGGCCGGGAACCATGCCGGAACCCGCGCCCGGAGCCGTACCCGGGCCGGGGATCCCGCCGGGGGCGACGACGGACGGCGAGTCGGCACCGATGCCGGAGGCGGGGACAGGACCGGAAGCGGAAGCCGGGACAGGACCGGAGGCGGAAGCCGGGACAGGTCCGGAGGTGGAGGCCGGGACAGGTCCGGAGGTGGAGGCCGGGACAGGTCCGAGGGCGAGGCCCGGGCCGGTGACCGGCCCCGTGGTCGGCCCTGCGACCGACCCCGAGCCCGACCCCGACTGCGGCCCTGACGGCGACCCCGAGTTCGGCCCCGAGTTCGAGCCTGCGTCCGGTCCCGAAGCCTGTGCGGGCAGGGCGAGGGCCTCGCGCCCGCCCGAGGGCCCGTTGTTCCGCAGCGCCGGCGCGGGGACGGTCCCCCGACCCGCGCCGACCGGCACTTCGAGGACGTACGCGCCGCCGCTCGTGCCCGGCACCTCGTGGGTCTGCACGACACCGCCGTGCGCCGCCACGATCCCGCGCACGACGGGCCCGTGGACCGGGTCGCCGCCCGCGTACGGGCCGCGGACCTCGATCCGTACGACGTCACCGCGCTGTGCGGCCGCGACGACGATCGTGGAGTCGCTCGGGGTCCGCTCGGCCTTGCTCTTGCCGGTCGCGTCGACGCCGGCGACGTCCGCGACGAGATGGGCGAGGGCGGTCGTCAGCCGGGCCGCGTCGACCTCGGCCTCGATGGGCGGGGCGTGCACGGCGAACTGGGCGCGGCCGGGCCCGATCAGCTCCACGGCGCTGTCGATGCCCGCGGACACGATCCCGTCGAGCAGGACGACGGACTTGTCGAGCTTCTCCGTGCCGGCGTCGAGCCGCTGGTAGCCGAGGACGTTGTCGACGAGCGAGGTCATCCGGGCGTATCCGGCGGCCAGGTGGTGCAGGACCTGGTTGGCCTCGGGCCACAGCTGCCCGGCGTCGTCGGCGGCGAGGGTGCCGAGCTGGGTGCGGAGCTCCTCCAGGGGCCCGCGCAACGACTCGGCGAGGACGGCGGTCAGCTGCTCGTGGCGGGCGGCGAGGGAGGCGTACCTCTCCTCCTGCGCCTCGCGCTCGGCCGCGTGCCGCTCGGCGCGGTCGGCGAGCTCGGCGGCGTGCCGCTCGGCGCGGTCGGCGAGCTCGGCGGCGTGCTCCTCGACGAGCTGCTCGTACGGCCTGCGGTCGGTGAAGGTCATCACCGCGCCGACGAGCTGGTCCCCGTCGCGCACCGGAGCGGTCGTCAGGTCGACCGGGACCCGCTCGCCCTTCTTCGACCACAGGACCTGCCCGCGGACCCGGTGCTTGCGGCCGGACTTGAGGGTGTCGGCGAGCGGGGACTCCTCGTACGGGAAGGGCTCGCCGTCGGCGCGCTTGGCGAGGATCAGCGGGTGCAGCTCCTGGCCGCCGAGCTCGCCGGCGCGGTAGCCGAGGATCTGCGCGGCGGCGGGGTTCACGAGGACGACCCGACCGTCGGTGTCGGTGCCGACGACTCCCTCGGCCGCGGCGCGCAGGATCATCTCGGTCTGGCGCTGCGAGCGGGCGAGTTCGGCCTCGGTGTCGAGGGTGCCGGTGAGGTCCCGCACGACGAGCATGAGCAGCTCGTCGCCGGTGTAGCCGCCGTACGAGTCGTAGGCCTCGCGGCCGTCCTCCAGGCTGGCGCTGGTCACCTCGACGGGGAACTCGGAGCGGTCCGTGCGGCGGGCGATCATCCGGGTCGGCTTGGTGCGGCCGCGCTCGTCGGCGCCGTCGGGGCGGCGCATGGAGCCGGGGATGAGGCGCGAGTCGAAGGTGGGCAGCAGATCGAGCAGGCCGCGTCCGACGAGCGCGGTGCCGGGCGTCTCGAACATGCCGAGGGCGATGGTGTTGGCGTTGACGACCGTGCCGTTGCAGTTGACGAGCACGAGGCCGTCGGGGAGGGCGTCGAGTATGGCTGCGAGGCGAGCAGCGCCTCGGGATGGCCTGCTGCTCACGACGACGCTTCCTCCCTGACGCACTGCATGCGCATGCCCTGTCGGCCGGCCGGTCCCATCTTGCCCCTCGGGCCCCGGCCTGTCACTGAGGGGAGTCTAAGGGAGCCTCCGACCGTCATCCCCGGGCAAGGGGAAGCAGAGGCTCCAGATTCTTCCAGCGGTCGATCTCGCACCCGTTCGCCCGGGAGAAGCGGGCGTCGACCTCGCGGCCCTGCCAGACGCCGGTGACGTGGGCGAGGGCGGGCCCGCCGTACACCTCGGTGCACATCTGGTCCGAGGGGACGGGCAGGAACGGGTCGCCACCCTCCCTCGCCAACTGCCCGAGCCGCTCACAGGCGCCCTCGGCGGCCGGGTGATCACCCTCGGCGCGCTCGCCACAGCTC
The DNA window shown above is from Streptomyces vietnamensis and carries:
- a CDS encoding hybrid sensor histidine kinase/response regulator; translation: MSSRPSRGAARLAAILDALPDGLVLVNCNGTVVNANTIALGMFETPGTALVGRGLLDLLPTFDSRLIPGSMRRPDGADERGRTKPTRMIARRTDRSEFPVEVTSASLEDGREAYDSYGGYTGDELLMLVVRDLTGTLDTEAELARSQRQTEMILRAAAEGVVGTDTDGRVVLVNPAAAQILGYRAGELGGQELHPLILAKRADGEPFPYEESPLADTLKSGRKHRVRGQVLWSKKGERVPVDLTTAPVRDGDQLVGAVMTFTDRRPYEQLVEEHAAELADRAERHAAELADRAERHAAEREAQEERYASLAARHEQLTAVLAESLRGPLEELRTQLGTLAADDAGQLWPEANQVLHHLAAGYARMTSLVDNVLGYQRLDAGTEKLDKSVVLLDGIVSAGIDSAVELIGPGRAQFAVHAPPIEAEVDAARLTTALAHLVADVAGVDATGKSKAERTPSDSTIVVAAAQRGDVVRIEVRGPYAGGDPVHGPVVRGIVAAHGGVVQTHEVPGTSGGAYVLEVPVGAGRGTVPAPALRNNGPSGGREALALPAQASGPDAGSNSGPNSGSPSGPQSGSGSGSVAGPTTGPVTGPGLALGPVPASTSGPVPASTSGPVPASASGPVPASASGPVPASGIGADSPSVVAPGGIPGPGTAPGAGSGMVPGPGAASGAVMAGGPGSETSGGGRRRARRGSTDAFLESAVAPEGGAEPSGRRRARTGEAAGPAELIPAQQNVAVHSAAPAPVEPTGRRRGRPAEGSVVTAAEGAQGRAALGAAVPPQGVAVEPSGAPALARALPAVASAPEEAPAPPSGRRRRALAAAQERAAAAEAGPRTPFALPPADVDRDAETAPPAAAPVAGPLPVPDEGRHEPVRDVPGADHTPPQPHPQAGSPIAIEPTGRRRAVAVPQPEDAPEAVPQPQQPQQPRQPQPVPQTATGTGTGSVPLPPELPMPATVSKDSTQGRAFSVRTLGQGVPFVPPAPAAPSNGSGRRRRLATPPEIDPPVPAVEARPHPQPTAPAPSPHDTPAEGRAYAIGAPAEGSAEGPEPLDGPGGAVEVANRPAPQPVDDELPPEPLDNPRRLLVWPAPDVSTQQALSDRGYRPVIVHSREEVDAQIAAFPAALFVDPLTGPITRTALQSLRQAAVAAEVPVLLAAGLGQATREEAYGADPAVLLKALAPRDSEQHPSRVLLIEENETIAEALAATLERRGMQVAQAETDSEAVMLATQTRPNLVVMDLMQVRRRRAGIIDWLRANGQLNHTPLVVYTSADLAEEELAKLDSGETVLFLAERSNSAEVQARIVDLLAKIGTN
- a CDS encoding SSI family serine proteinase inhibitor, with the protein product MLLEIRMLRSLVLATLATATVGAAGLGPLPSPLPFSSTGSTVSSESPDILTVTVEKSGSPGSDGTFRLSCGERAEGDHPAAEGACERLGQLAREGGDPFLPVPSDQMCTEVYGGPALAHVTGVWQGREVDARFSRANGCEIDRWKNLEPLLPLARG